The following DNA comes from Theropithecus gelada isolate Dixy chromosome 7a, Tgel_1.0, whole genome shotgun sequence.
GCTCATTTGCAGATGAgtactatacaaaaaaaaaaatccttttgtaaaaattaattaggtcctttataaatatatatatatatttacaggtaCATCCCTTTATCTTCAAATAGCCtaaataagaactttaaaaatttgaatagtTATGTTTGCTATTAAGAACACTTAACTATAGTCATAGCTATAGATGACTTTTGCAACATGTCATATCAAAGAATACTTTTTTGTCTATCCAGAGTGTTTATTCACAGATTAAACTACATTAATAGTGAACTTGGCCCTAgaactaatattttgtatttcatttgttgTTCTTACAAATAAGCATATGCCACTATACTGGCAGTGTACTGATTTATGATCCAGTCAAATGGATATACATACTTGAGAGCTGCTATCACCATTGTACAAAAAGTAaatggaggccaggtgcagtggctcaggcctataatcccagcactttgggaggccgaggtgggtggatcacccgaggtctggagtttgagaccagcctggtcaacatggtgaaaccctgtctctactaaaaatacaaaaaattagctgggcgtaatggcacgtgcctgtaatcccagctacttgggaggctgagacaggagaatcacttgaacccaggaggcagaggttgtgatgagccgagatcgcgccactgcactccagcctgggcaacaagaccaaaactccatctcaaaaaaaaaaaaaaaaagcagtaggcAGAAATACCTGGTCTACAGTCACATCAGCACACTAGGGCTGCACCATCATGAATCAGGCCCTAATTAGGGAgtcttgttttaagaaaaattggTGCTTCAAAGGAACCCCAGCAGTCTCCTAACCGGTTCTGCTATCTCCCTATTACTGATTCCCCTGGTATAAAGAGGGGAATGACACTGGAATTTCATTAGTGACCCAGAAGAAGCCAGCTAGTAAACCCTAGTGCCCTGCTGTTAAgtcttatctatttttttcctagtgGGATGCTGATGAACAGGCATTTAACACAACTGTGAAGCAGCTGCTGTCACGCCTGCCAAAGCAAAGATACCTCAAATTAGTCTGTGATGAAATTTATAAcatcaaagtagaaaaaaagtaagttatCACTTGGGTGGGCATAGCAGGTTTCACATGGTTACAATTCAGGGAGGGGTTTCAGAGTGACATTATTTCATTGTCTTGCTGAGGTTTGGCGCCTGGTAAGCTGTTGTTAGAACTGCAGCTGACAGCCAATAAATCTTGCTTGGACTGTGAATCATTCATGATCTCATCAATAACAAAACACAGGGTTCCTAGGAGTAGCTGTCCCAATTACAGTTTTGTTCACCCAGGTAATTCAGTTTCTAAGAAGTatgtttaaatgaaagaaaataaccatGACTGCTTTGCTGTATGTCCTTATGTCAAAATACCAAATGTCAAAATACCAATCAATCATTCACATTATGACACACTTAAAAGGCAACAAGGAAGCCTATGAGGTGAATGGTTATCTCCTTATTAGGACCTTATACTACAGACCCCCATCAGTCACACCTTGTATAAAACCTATATAATTTTTTAGTGACTAGCCTTCCCTCGTTTTTCCTTAAATAAAGCTCCTACAGgttgttataaaaatttattagcggccgggcacggtggctcacgcctgtaatcccagcactttgggaggccgagaagggtggatcacctgaggtcggcagttcaagaccagcctgaccaacaaggagaaaccccgtctctactaaaaatacaaaattagccaggcatggtggcacatgcctgtaatcccagctactcgggaggctgaggcacgagaatcgcttgaacccgggaggcggaggttgcggtgagctgagatcgcgccactgcactccagcctgggcaaaaaagagcgaaactctgtctcaaaaaaaaaaaaaaaaaaaatttattagctCTGTTCTTCACTCATTAAACTGAGTCTGTCCTTAtaaccttttcctttcttttgcaggGTGTCTGTGCTATTTCTGTATAGCTATAGAGATGATTACTACAGAATCTTATTTTAACCCTAAAGAACTGTCATTAACCTCATTCAAACAGAGGCTTATACTGGAATAACGGAATATTGTACattcataataatttaaaactaaattctaagaggctaggtgcagtggctcacacctgtaatcccagcactttgggaagccaaggcaggaagattgcttgaaaccaggagtttgagaccagcctgagcaacaaagcaagaccccatctctataaaaactgaaaaaattagttgggcatggtggcacatgcctgtagtctcagctactccagaggctgagatggatcatctgagccttaggaggttgaggctgcagtgagctgtgactgcgccactgcactccaacctgggacaacagagcaagaccctgtcttttaaaaaaaaaaaaatttctaagaagcTGTCCTACAAAGTTGAGCTTTGTTAGTTTTTCATgtgtaatatattataaatttatcttttggGATATAATAAATGCTTTCATATACCTGCTGCTTTTTAATTGTAAATCTATTAACACTAAAGGTTTTAGGGAGCTCTTAGAACGTTAAGAAGCCTTTTCTTCCCTTGGCTGTAATgactaagcacatgaaaatatccAAACTAAAGGGCATAAAGAAACCAAAAATCATTATTACTTTGGAACCTTTATTCTTGATGACTTTGTAATATGTTTATCCTAAGGTGGTTAAACAAACTCTCATTTGACTATGAGAACTCATTGGCACTTGAGGAACCATGATGATAAAATTATACAGCCAGGTAGGAAGCAGCTCATGAGATAACATGActttttataaaactgtcagGTTTCAATTCTAATAACCTAGAAGATATTATAGAGCTAAAGCCTATTCATTAATCACATCATTCTAGAATTAACAGTTATTGCCAGAACTGTTAAAATGGGatgggaaaagaataaagaaacagtGCTGATAAACAGACATGTTTAATGATAGCTTGCTCTTCACAGAGATGTCTACAGAGACTTAATCTATAATCCAGGAGAATATAACCATGCAACACAGACCAATTAGCCAAATGCAAAATAAACTAAATTCTTACCACAACTACCCTATAAACACTGCAACTGTTCTTTCCAACAGGACCCTAATCTTATGTGAAAACACCTACTGTGGGGGAACCAGAAACCTAGCTATGTGGccaaacagaaaaaatagcaaTTCAGTGGTTAATTGGTGAAAGCAGGAAATTTGTGCCCTTTACtgtgctgctgttgctgctgttgctgctggtgtTGCTGGTGTTGCTGGTGTTGCTGCTGCggcaggtgctgctgctgctgctactgccgctgctgctgccgctgctgctgctttGGTCTtcttagttttgttctttttgtctctcttcttCAGCCCATCCATGTTAGCTCTCAGTAGGTTTGAATAAGCCTGAAAGATACAACAGAGCATACCTTAGTGGGAAGATGTGCAAATTAGCAGAACAGCAGCCCTATTTGCATAATGGATTTAGGGTAGCCAAAAATCAGGAAGCCTACCTGATAAAGAATATAGCACTACTGGACACTTGTACCGGAAAATGGTATAAGCATAAAACACTCTTTCACATTATAACAGCTTCTGCAACACCCACAGACAGTTGCACACATTTTTTCCGTTTTTTTCAAGGGAAAACTGCAGGCAACTTCTTGCTCAACTATACTATAGGTAGCATATATCTACAGCCTAAGACAAAATCTAactaaaaaaaactagaaaggaagaGCGTATTAGCGTTGAAATTCACACCCTGGCAGCTTTTACTTGAAAAATACCAGTAAAACTTATCTCCAGAGAGCAGTGAACCCAAGTATCAATCTTACCCAGTGTTCACTATCATGCTGACTCTTGCCCTGAGAAGGAAGACATAAGGAACACCCAAAACTCACCATCTGAAATTTATTCACTTCCTTGGAGCTCacctgaaagagaaggaaaaaagaggtcACACCTATTATCCATATAAGCATCCTCTTCTCCACCCCAGACAGTATCTCAAAAGCCTCTGGAAGACAAcatccttatctttaaaatacttCTTCCCAACTTCAGGGGTTCGTAATACATGAATGGTTACTTTTCTACTCTGCTTTCCTCTGCCTAGAGAACAAGAAAAGGAGCTCTACATCTTTTTCCACATGAGAATTGCACCAAGAGGTGAAAGGCAGTAggctcctttaaaataaaaaaaaaaataaaaataaaaaaaagctttGTTTCTCACCTCTTGAAATCCCTTAGAAAGGTGGCACTGAGTGTTCTCCCTGGGTTCTGAGAAAAGTCAGAGGACTTCTCagtattaattttttatacattaatataaGATGTATTTAAACTACTCCCTCCCCATCTTATTTTTAAACCTGCCTTCCATTAATTCAAGCATATTTAAGCACAATGCAAGCTACCACAAAATAAATTCTACCTCTGAAGAAGACTCCTTAGGTTTTCGTTATTTCATGATATctaactttatttgtaaaaaccACATAAGCTTGTTTTACTGTAAAAGTCCTCTCAAGATAACTTGTCACAGGAGACTTACCAACTAAGTCTAGTCTACATTTTCATGCAGTCAGTATCCTACACTAATGTGATTAGAGAGTAAGTCTGGTTCTGCCACAGCAGAATAAAGTAGTATTCACTCAACTCAAGAAGTCTCTTCCTTTGCATTATTCAACCTCCACTGAAAGGAAAGACTAGGGCTCTTGactaaaatgcatattttctcaAGTGTGAAACCTAACATTTAGCTGCACATTCGCCATGTGAACCACAAAGATAAGGAAATAATAGCATCACCTGGTACCAAGAAACTGCTTACTGAAGGCCCAGCACAGGAAGGGGCTAAGGAATCAAATACTTATGCCAACGGCTCCTTACAGTACTACGAATAAGGACGAATATGCTACTTTCATTCATTTCCGCACAAATTTTAGCAGAACTAACGACTGTTTGACCTCTaccttcttcattttattttattcttgagtTTTCTACTACTGAAGTATAGGAAGGTCCTGGTCTCAGAAATAGCCACACAGGGCAAAAGGGAAAAGTAAATTAAAGCCTGGTTCAGAAACGCCCCATCCTCTCTTCAATTCGAgtgtttacatttcaaaagatAGCCTTAGGAACTCAGCTCACCACAGTGCTGATCTTCTTTTTCCCATCGGTAGCTCTTAACAGACACTTGTTGTCTGCGGGCTCAAAGCCCTCCACAGTACCTTTCTTTGGAATGGGTTTGGTTCGACCGTCATCTGAAGGAAAAAtgcatcctggtgaacacggccGCATACGTGGCTGAGCGGCAGACAAACAGTTAAAACAGAGGAGGGGGTAAGTGATGACCTAATCCAGCCCCGCTGCTCTAGTTCTGTTAAACACCTCGTCTGCTACCACGGTCTGGCGAAACCCTGGAGAAACTATTATTTCCACGACGGAAACATGTAATAGCGAAGCACGTTAACTCCCACTCAAAGTGGCGGCGTTTGGGATCCCTGACAAAGAGCCCTGGGCTGCTTGGGACCCATTGTTACCAGAAGCAACCTAGGCGGCTCAGCGCTGGGGACTGCGCCCGCTACAATCCCCACTATTTTCCAGGCCCGAAGCCCCGAATGTGCCCAGTACAGAGTGACGGACGGTAGAGGAAGGCGGCGGTCCGCGGCAGACAGACTCCGGTGGCTCCCAGACACCGGGCACCCGGGGAGCATCGCCCGGCTCCCCTCCCGCTGCTTACACTTCTTCAAGGTGATATAGACGCTGCCCGACGTCCGGCACTTCTGGAAAAGTCTGGTCAGCTCCGTCAGGAACTGAAAAACAACAGGCCCGGCCCCGTTAGCCAGCCCCAAATCCTCGCCCCGCCGCGTCAAGGCCCTGGTCCTCCCGCAGAAGGAGGCAGAGGTCTCGACCAAAGCCTGAGCCGCCCCCGTCTCTCTGCCGGCCAGGCCTAGCCATACCTGCTCGCTCTCCAACAACACCATCGCGGCGACGCTTCGCTCCACTCCCTCCGCTGAAGCCCCTAGCAGTGAGAGCCGGAAGTTCGGCCTAGGCTGGGCGGGACTTCCGCTACTACGCTTCCATTGTCTTCCACCAATCTCTTCTCTTCCACCAATCCTGGCCGGCGCCCTGGGACGTCCGGGGGCCAGTGACCTGGAGGCGTTGGGGCTGTCCTGGGCCGTCACTTGAGAGAGAACTTCTCACCCCAGCCAGGGTGAGGGAGTGAGAGCAAAAGAAAGTTTTGATAGCAGCGTATAGTTTATGTTCAGCTGTGTGCTGGGCAGGTTACCTAACAATTcagtgactcagtttccttatccataaagTGAGGGTAATGATAGTATCTATTAAGCAGTGTGGTCGTGAAGCGTACATGAAACTCAGATTAAATAcgtagaacagtgcctggcacatagagcGTGTTCCGTAGGTATCAGCTATTGTTCTTTTAATTATTGTCATCATTATAAGTTCCTGTAGATCCTTTAAATTCTCCCTAAACGCTGCCCTTTAGCTGTAGCCAGAGGGGctgggccgggagcagtggctcacgcctgtaatcccagcactttgggaggccaaggcgggcggatcacgaggtcaggatattgagaccatcctggctaacacggtgaaaccccgtctctactaaagatacaaaagagccgggggtggtggcgggcgcctataatcccagctactccggaggctgaatggcgtgaacccgggaggcggagcttgcaagccgagatcgcgccgctgcactccagcctgggctacagagcgagactccgtctcaaaaaaaaaaaaaaaaaaaaaaagagggactgGAGCCCAGTTTTTAGTTCTACCTCTGATTAGTCAGGAGAACTGGGTTGTAAGCCCTCTCTGCCAGTAGCCAACTTGAACCCTGGGCCCTCTATAAAGTCAAGCATTCCACCACACAAGAGGTTTTCGCTGAGTGCCTCTCAGTCTGTGCCAGGCCTGTTGTAGAGGTTGGGGATGCTGCAGGATAAGACAAGCTAAGTTTCTGGTTTCCTGGAACTTGGGTTAAAAGGGGCAGGGAGGAAATAAACAATGAAGCAAACAAGTAAGTAGTACAGCTTCAGATAATGAGCTCTGTGAAGACAGCTAAGCAGGGCTGTATAATGAGTGGGAAGGGGACTGCTTTAGGCTGGGGTCAGAGGAGTTCTCGTCGAAGAGGAGAGCTTTGAATTGAAAGCTGAAAGGACCAGCCATCCAAAGATCTAGGGACACAGTGTTTCAGACACAGAGAATGGCTAGAGCAAAACCCCCAAAGGGGAAACAAGTTGCCCTGTGTCTAAGACTGACAGGTGcgggtgggggtgaggagggcTTGTGGAGCAAGGAGCGAAGGAGTATGGAGAGGTAGCTGGGAACCAGATTATGTAGGGCCTGTGACCATGGTAAATTTGGATTTTGTTCTAGATACAAAGAGAAGACTCTTGTTAAGGAAGTTTTCAAGAGAACACTGAAAATCGgatttaccattttttaaagatgCCCTGTCTGGGTTGTGAAGACACTGTAGAGAGACAAGGCAGGAAATGGGGAGCCCAGTTAGGAGATtcacaaacttaatggcttaaataTGTTCACTCTctgatttcacattttcttccaaATGGCCAGCGCCCTTTGCCCACTTCCTGCCCTAGGCTGATGACCTTGTATAGCCAACCTGTATTGGCTTTTGGTTCTCCAGGATTTGAACCTGTTTGCAGTCCCCTGTTGTGTGGGTTTTGGTGagaggcaataaataaataattaaataaaagggTCAGAGAGTCACTCACCTGCCCTCAGCAGCGGGGCTCAAGCATTGACCTACCGTGGGTCAATCTGGTGCTCGCAACCAGGACTTCAGCTTCTGAGCTAGTAATGCCAAGGCCCGGGGCTCTTGCATGGGTGTCCAGCCATTTGAATGTGAGGACTTTTTGGCTCATCTGTATTGGCAGATACCACCAAAATTATGCATGGGccctttttgaaaaatttttttatctcATAGCTATCATTTGTGTTAGCGTGTTTTACATATGGCCCAGGACAATTCTTACAATTCTTCtttcaatgtggcccagggaagccaaacgGTTGGACACGCACGCTAGAGGTTATTCACACGGCGCCATCACAGAGTGCTCTTGTGTTGGTGGCCCTACAGGAGGGGTTTTCACCAGACTGTTCTAACCTTTGCTAGTCCTGAAGTGTACGAAGATGACTCCCCAATTTTTAAGTATAGCTTTTACCTCTGTATTGAGCTCCAAACTTGCATATTCAGCTGTCTACTTGGTAGTCCCACTTGGATGTATAACCAGCATCTCGGATATTACATGACCAAATCAAAACTTTCTACTTCCCACATCTTTGCTATTTATTAAATGGCACCACCATCTGCCTAgttactcaaaaaaaaatacacccaTGAGTCATCTcagattcctttttctttttgaggcagggtctcactctgtcacccaggctagagggcagtggtacaatttcagctcactgcagtctccacctctcaggctcaagctatcctccagcctcagcctcctaagtagttgggactacaggcatgagccactgcccccagctgttctttttctttttaactttcacATCTACACCTGCATGAGTCCTGTTGGCTATCTTCAAAGTTTAATGTGATTGCAATCACACTAGCATCTGGACTTTTGCAAAAATGTTGGTGGCCGGCTGGATGATCCCCCAGAGATGTCTATGTCCTAGTACATGGAATGTGTGCATAGCACTGGAGCCAGTACAATTCA
Coding sequences within:
- the SRP14 gene encoding signal recognition particle 14 kDa protein isoform X1, coding for MVLLESEQFLTELTRLFQKCRTSGSVYITLKKYDGRTKPIPKKGTVEGFEPADNKCLLRATDGKKKISTVVSSKEVNKFQMAYSNLLRANMDGLKKRDKKNKTKKTKAAAAAAAAAVAAAAAPAAAATPATPATPAATAATAAQ
- the SRP14 gene encoding signal recognition particle 14 kDa protein isoform X2 → MGKRRSALWENTQCHLSKGFQEVSSKEVNKFQMAYSNLLRANMDGLKKRDKKNKTKKTKAAAAAAAAAVAAAAAPAAAATPATPATPAATAATAAQ